The proteins below come from a single Serratia ficaria genomic window:
- a CDS encoding PTS sugar transporter subunit IIB encodes MLKILCVCGCGLGSSFAIEMSAKAVLKKLEIDADIDHTTISEAGAFKSDIILTQKTFADILNADASEEEKKRVIILNRLTDKTEIEQKIVAFLKERDSKETPNE; translated from the coding sequence ATGCTTAAAATATTGTGTGTTTGCGGCTGCGGCTTAGGCTCCAGCTTCGCTATCGAAATGAGCGCAAAAGCGGTGCTGAAAAAGCTTGAGATAGATGCCGATATCGATCACACCACGATCTCGGAGGCCGGCGCCTTTAAGTCAGATATTATTCTCACCCAAAAAACCTTCGCGGATATTTTAAACGCCGACGCCAGCGAGGAAGAAAAGAAACGCGTCATTATTCTGAACCGGCTGACGGACAAAACGGAAATAGAACAAAAGATCGTGGCATTTCTAAAAGAACGGGACAGCAAGGAAACGCCTAATGAATAG
- a CDS encoding NUDIX hydrolase produces MKAQLILIAGPYRSGTDGDPQRIAANLRRLEQAALQVYQRGHVPVIGEWLALPLAVAAGSTEHGDAICQEYLYPVAHRLIAQCQAVYRIEGASAGADKDLQVADEWGLAVYRRLEEIPQAVR; encoded by the coding sequence ATGAAAGCGCAACTGATCCTGATCGCCGGCCCTTATCGCAGCGGCACCGACGGCGATCCGCAACGCATCGCCGCCAATCTGCGGCGGCTGGAGCAGGCGGCGCTGCAGGTGTATCAGCGCGGCCATGTGCCGGTGATCGGCGAATGGCTGGCGCTGCCGCTGGCGGTCGCGGCCGGTTCGACCGAGCATGGCGACGCTATCTGCCAAGAGTACCTTTATCCGGTGGCCCACCGGCTGATCGCCCAGTGCCAGGCGGTGTACCGCATCGAGGGCGCTTCCGCCGGCGCGGACAAGGACCTGCAGGTGGCCGACGAGTGGGGGTTGGCGGTGTATCGCCGCCTGGAGGAGATCCCGCAGGCGGTGCGGTAA
- a CDS encoding PTS sugar transporter subunit IIC, whose amino-acid sequence MNSLIDFIVRDLLGQASILIAFIAMLGLLLQKKSPGKVAEGTFKTLLGFLIMMAGINIIVSALSYLNSIFTQGFGMTGYITDVAAIAGLANRELGSEVALTLMTIFAVNIIVARLTPFKYIFLTGQALLWMATIGAVIGYKAGLTGMPLILTGGVFGGVMAVLMPALAQPVVRKITGSDEVALGHFCTLGYLVQAAVAKVVGKGSRSTEDLELPDNFKFLQDTYLSMAVVMIPMYLIPALAAGPQYIAQFAGGMNYLMYSFMQAIQFVAGVFILYSGVRLLLNELVPAFRGIAMRIVPDARPALDCPVLFPYAPNAVIVGFLATTLGSIIGMLVFPMFGLAMILPGLLTNFFAGGTAGIFGNALGGRRGAMIGGVVHGLFITFLPAILVPMLESYGFVGVTFSDSDVIGSGLVLGHAFQGNWGLIALFIVFITLLAWFVNGKSTQHHEEKIHDTL is encoded by the coding sequence ATGAATAGCCTGATTGATTTTATCGTCCGCGATCTGCTCGGCCAGGCGTCGATCCTGATCGCTTTCATCGCCATGCTGGGGCTGCTGCTGCAGAAAAAATCCCCCGGCAAAGTGGCCGAAGGCACCTTCAAAACGCTGCTCGGCTTTCTGATCATGATGGCCGGCATCAATATCATCGTCAGCGCGCTGAGCTATCTGAACAGCATTTTCACCCAGGGTTTCGGCATGACCGGCTACATCACCGACGTCGCCGCCATCGCCGGCCTGGCCAACCGCGAGCTGGGCTCCGAGGTCGCTCTCACGCTGATGACCATCTTCGCGGTCAATATCATCGTCGCTCGTCTGACGCCGTTCAAATACATCTTCCTGACCGGCCAGGCGCTGCTGTGGATGGCTACCATCGGCGCGGTGATCGGCTATAAAGCCGGGCTGACCGGCATGCCGTTGATCCTCACCGGCGGCGTTTTCGGCGGCGTGATGGCGGTGTTGATGCCGGCATTGGCGCAGCCGGTGGTGCGCAAGATCACCGGTTCCGACGAGGTGGCGCTGGGGCATTTTTGCACGCTCGGTTATCTGGTGCAGGCCGCCGTCGCCAAGGTGGTGGGCAAAGGCTCCCGCTCGACGGAAGATCTGGAGCTGCCCGATAATTTCAAATTCCTGCAGGACACTTACCTGTCGATGGCGGTGGTGATGATCCCGATGTATCTGATCCCCGCGCTGGCCGCAGGCCCGCAGTATATCGCCCAGTTCGCCGGCGGCATGAATTACCTGATGTACAGCTTTATGCAGGCCATTCAGTTCGTCGCCGGGGTATTCATTCTCTACAGCGGCGTGCGCCTGCTGTTGAACGAGCTGGTGCCGGCCTTCCGCGGCATCGCCATGCGCATCGTCCCGGACGCGCGGCCGGCGCTGGATTGCCCGGTGCTGTTCCCCTACGCGCCCAACGCGGTGATCGTCGGTTTCCTGGCCACCACGCTCGGCTCCATCATCGGCATGTTGGTCTTCCCGATGTTCGGCCTGGCGATGATCCTGCCGGGGCTGCTGACCAACTTCTTCGCCGGCGGCACCGCAGGCATCTTCGGCAACGCGCTCGGCGGGCGACGCGGCGCGATGATTGGCGGCGTGGTGCACGGTCTGTTCATCACCTTCCTGCCGGCCATCCTGGTGCCGATGCTGGAGAGCTACGGCTTTGTCGGCGTGACCTTCAGCGATTCCGACGTCATCGGCAGCGGCCTGGTGCTGGGACACGCCTTCCAGGGCAACTGGGGCCTCATCGCCCTGTTCATCGTCTTCATCACGCTGCTCGCGTGGTTCGTCAACGGCAAGTCAACCCAACACCATGAGGAAAAAATCCATGACACTCTATAA
- a CDS encoding NUDIX domain-containing protein, with the protein MIATKDRVRIVETRVLSDDWYLLKKTTFDYLRRDGVWQRQSRETYDRGDGAAILLFNRQAQTVVLTRQFRFPAFVNGHDGMLIEAAAGLLDNASPEERIRAEVEEETGYRVQNVQKVFEAYMSPGSVTEKLHFFLGEYRAADRIDGGGGVEAEGEDLEVLELPLEQALQAIRRGTIVDAKTIMLLQYVALNRTLEETP; encoded by the coding sequence ATGATAGCCACCAAAGATCGGGTTCGCATTGTCGAAACCCGGGTGTTGTCCGACGACTGGTACCTGCTGAAAAAAACCACCTTCGATTATCTGCGGCGCGACGGGGTCTGGCAGCGGCAAAGCCGCGAGACCTACGACCGCGGCGATGGCGCCGCTATTTTGCTGTTCAATCGCCAGGCGCAGACGGTGGTGCTGACCCGTCAGTTCCGCTTCCCGGCGTTCGTCAACGGCCACGACGGCATGCTGATCGAAGCCGCCGCCGGGCTGCTGGACAACGCCTCGCCGGAAGAACGCATCCGCGCCGAAGTGGAAGAGGAAACCGGCTATCGCGTGCAAAACGTGCAGAAGGTGTTCGAGGCTTACATGAGCCCCGGTTCGGTGACCGAAAAGCTGCACTTTTTCCTCGGCGAATACCGGGCCGCCGATCGGATTGACGGCGGCGGCGGGGTGGAGGCCGAGGGGGAAGATCTGGAGGTGCTGGAATTGCCGCTGGAGCAAGCGCTGCAGGCGATTCGGCGGGGGACCATCGTCGACGCCAAGACCATCATGCTGCTGCAGTATGTCGCCCTTAACCGCACCCTGGAGGAGACGCCATGA
- a CDS encoding 6-phosphofructokinase: protein MKLGMIISGGDVTGINNFIFQLAKLTQAEMVLFDGGISGLLANRHHSISFRDLADFSISPMPVISSGRTERKLQAAEYETIAKQLKTLHVDVLIMAGGDGSLQFLNTLSEFGVNCFGVGMTIDNDVYGSCYTIGFSTACEQIVKEVSRLRNTGRALPGRVFMVELLGGYCGELTLQSAIKSNADFALIPECQQPLQALADKVKRRLEQQNSVVILCSEGYTKEYSPGFQGAIDTMIARLEPKIGVRIRKTIVGYGLRNGDPTGEEIYQGTIMASEVVRCINSGMKNKAVIINASNQPIPIDLISMQKRLVNTEGHHYKLARQLNII from the coding sequence ATGAAGCTCGGCATGATAATAAGCGGTGGCGACGTCACCGGCATTAACAACTTTATTTTCCAGCTCGCCAAGCTGACCCAGGCTGAGATGGTTTTATTCGATGGTGGAATATCCGGACTTTTAGCCAATCGGCACCATTCCATTTCGTTTCGCGATCTGGCTGACTTTTCCATTTCGCCGATGCCGGTTATTTCTTCGGGGCGCACCGAGCGAAAATTGCAGGCCGCTGAATATGAAACCATCGCCAAACAGCTTAAAACCTTGCATGTCGACGTGCTTATTATGGCCGGCGGCGACGGCTCGCTGCAGTTCCTGAATACGCTCAGCGAATTCGGCGTCAATTGCTTCGGCGTGGGCATGACCATCGACAACGACGTTTACGGCAGTTGCTACACCATCGGCTTTTCCACCGCCTGCGAGCAGATCGTCAAAGAGGTCTCCAGGCTGCGGAACACCGGGCGCGCCCTGCCGGGCCGGGTGTTTATGGTCGAGCTGCTGGGCGGCTACTGCGGTGAGCTGACGCTGCAGTCGGCCATCAAATCCAACGCCGACTTCGCGCTGATCCCCGAATGCCAACAGCCGCTGCAGGCGCTGGCGGACAAGGTGAAGCGCCGGCTGGAACAGCAAAACAGCGTCGTCATCCTCTGTTCCGAGGGCTACACCAAAGAATACTCGCCCGGCTTTCAGGGCGCTATCGACACCATGATAGCCAGGCTGGAACCGAAGATCGGCGTGCGCATCCGCAAAACCATCGTCGGCTACGGCCTGCGTAACGGCGATCCCACTGGAGAAGAAATTTATCAGGGCACAATCATGGCCAGCGAAGTCGTGCGCTGCATTAATTCCGGAATGAAGAACAAGGCGGTGATTATCAACGCCAGCAATCAACCTATTCCGATCGATTTAATCAGCATGCAAAAACGCCTGGTTAATACCGAAGGACACCATTACAAACTCGCCAGGCAATTAAATATAATCTGA
- a CDS encoding DeoR/GlpR family DNA-binding transcription regulator, giving the protein MLTSQRKKIILEKLAQDGQVLAKQLSEMFGLSEDTLRRDLRELDAEGLLQRVHGGALPVSSAIASFAERNKLESGAKRAIAKAAAAMILPGQVVIIDGGTTSAELVKQLPPNLNATIVTHSPSVAVGLVEHPSVEVILIGGRLYKHSIVSVGAAAVEAMSHIRADIYFMGVTGVHPTAGLSTGDLEEAYIKRALAARAAETVVLASAAKLNAASQYAIGDISLAQTIIVERATDDALTAPLLQAGVSVLKA; this is encoded by the coding sequence ATGCTCACCAGCCAGCGCAAAAAAATCATTCTGGAGAAACTCGCTCAGGACGGCCAGGTGCTGGCCAAGCAGCTCAGCGAAATGTTCGGCTTATCGGAAGACACCCTGCGGCGCGATCTGCGCGAGCTGGACGCCGAAGGCCTGTTGCAAAGGGTGCACGGCGGCGCGCTGCCGGTGTCTTCCGCCATCGCCAGCTTCGCCGAACGCAATAAGCTCGAGTCCGGCGCCAAGCGTGCGATAGCCAAGGCCGCCGCGGCGATGATCCTGCCCGGTCAGGTGGTGATTATCGACGGCGGCACCACTTCCGCCGAGTTGGTGAAACAGCTGCCGCCCAATCTGAACGCCACCATCGTCACCCACAGCCCCAGCGTGGCGGTCGGGTTGGTTGAGCATCCCTCGGTGGAGGTGATCCTGATCGGCGGCCGGTTGTACAAACATTCGATCGTCAGCGTCGGCGCCGCCGCGGTGGAGGCGATGTCGCATATCCGCGCGGATATCTACTTTATGGGCGTTACCGGGGTGCATCCCACCGCCGGACTGAGCACCGGCGATCTGGAAGAGGCCTATATCAAACGCGCGTTGGCGGCCCGGGCGGCGGAAACCGTGGTGCTGGCCTCGGCCGCCAAGCTCAACGCCGCCTCGCAGTATGCGATTGGCGATATCAGCCTGGCGCAAACCATCATCGTCGAACGCGCCACCGACGACGCGCTGACGGCGCCGCTGCTGCAGGCCGGCGTTAGCGTGCTGAAAGCCTGA
- a CDS encoding MalY/PatB family protein — protein MFDFSTPVDRHGTWCTQWDYIADRFGSADLLPFTISDMDFATAPCILEALQQRLRHGVLGYSRWQHEDFLGALRHWYQQRFTAAVDTASAVYGPSVIYMAAQLIRQWSAPGEFVVTHTPAYDAFYKAILGNQRQLLSCPLHQDGDDWRCDMAHLEALLARPQTKILLLCSPHNPTGKVWRREELQQMAELCERHEVRVISDEIHMDMVWGEHRHTPWSQVAAAPWALLTSGSKSFNIPALTGAYGFISDDASREAYFQQLKARDGLSSPAVLAVAAHVAAYRHGAPWLDALRDYLQDNLRYVAERLSRAFPTLGWRPPQATYLAWIDLRPLAIDDRALQQVLIEREKVAIMPGFTYGEEGRGFLRLNVGCPRSKLEAGMDKLIAGLQFVRDGA, from the coding sequence TTTCCACCCCGGTCGATCGGCACGGCACCTGGTGCACCCAATGGGATTACATCGCCGACCGCTTCGGCAGCGCCGATCTGCTGCCGTTCACCATCTCCGACATGGACTTCGCCACCGCACCCTGCATTCTCGAGGCGCTGCAACAGCGCCTGCGGCACGGGGTGTTGGGTTACAGCCGCTGGCAGCACGAGGATTTCCTCGGCGCGCTGCGCCACTGGTACCAGCAGCGCTTCACGGCGGCTGTCGATACCGCGAGCGCGGTGTACGGCCCCTCGGTGATTTACATGGCGGCGCAGCTGATCCGCCAATGGTCGGCGCCGGGTGAATTCGTGGTCACCCACACCCCGGCCTACGATGCCTTCTACAAGGCGATCCTCGGCAACCAGCGCCAGCTGCTGTCCTGCCCGCTGCACCAGGACGGCGACGACTGGCGCTGCGATATGGCGCATCTGGAGGCGCTGCTGGCGCGGCCGCAGACCAAAATTCTGTTGCTGTGCAGCCCGCACAACCCGACCGGCAAAGTGTGGCGCCGCGAGGAGCTGCAGCAGATGGCCGAGCTGTGCGAACGCCATGAGGTGCGGGTGATCAGCGACGAGATCCATATGGACATGGTCTGGGGCGAGCATCGCCACACGCCGTGGAGCCAGGTGGCGGCCGCGCCCTGGGCGCTGCTGACCTCCGGTTCCAAAAGCTTCAATATTCCGGCGCTGACCGGCGCCTACGGTTTTATCAGCGACGACGCCAGCCGCGAGGCCTATTTCCAGCAGTTGAAGGCGCGCGACGGGCTGTCTTCGCCGGCGGTGCTGGCGGTGGCGGCGCATGTCGCCGCCTATCGTCACGGCGCCCCCTGGCTGGACGCGCTGCGCGACTATCTGCAGGACAACCTGCGCTACGTCGCTGAGCGGCTGAGCCGGGCCTTCCCGACGCTCGGCTGGCGGCCGCCGCAGGCCACCTACCTGGCCTGGATCGATCTGCGGCCGCTGGCGATTGACGATCGGGCGCTGCAGCAGGTGCTGATCGAGCGCGAAAAGGTGGCCATCATGCCGGGCTTTACCTACGGCGAAGAGGGGCGCGGTTTTTTGCGGCTCAACGTCGGCTGCCCGCGCAGCAAGCTGGAGGCCGGCATGGACAAGCTGATTGCCGGCCTGCAGTTTGTTCGGGATGGCGCCTAA